The DNA segment TATTTTCCATCTGATATCAGGTTGGATTCAgatgtcaatttattatatttacgatTCCGTGGAGATCACGATATTCGATACGGCTGTATCAAATAATTTCCTTATCGCGTTCAATCTATCGTTGGATGAACGATAACGAGAGGAAACGGATGTAATTGATACGATCGATACGGCTGATACGATAATGATGtattaatgtgtaattaaattctttgcaaTTATACACGATATCTGACAAGTGTGCATATAATTTGTTAAGCGGCTCAAGCATCTTAAGAAAAACTTaggacggaattcatagaccgatcttaagttcaagaattgtcttaagtctagcttcgagcagacttgagacttacttaaccaatgaaataacagcattgacgtctcaagatcgtgcttaagatgGGATCTTGAATGAGGtcggtctatgaattccgtTCTTAGTTTTCAAGACAGTCGGAATTTTCATATTCATTACGCTgccttatttttaaatacttatcgcaaagaaaattattttatctaagtAAATTCTCGCGGAATTTATTTAGATTAGGTATTCAAAGCAGTCttgaaaattcaatttttatgattGCTCCTACAATACAATAATGAAGAAACATGATTAAAATTTCGATAGCATTATTACATCTGGAATTTCTTAGATCTAATGTACGAGATCTAAGATAGACTCTAAGAAAgattaaatctaattaatctAATTAGACCAATTCAGttgcactttttatttttttgacgcgttctatttttctcttcttttttcctgAAAACTATACGTTTTCGTGTCACAAGTGAGTAGGAGCTGCAAGAAAATATATCAGACGAAGATATTTTACGTATGCGACCCCGCGAACAGTCGATCGCGCGTTAACATCGCTTCCCCGCGAAGTGTTTTGCTCGCgttgtaattttctatttttacgaCAAGCAAATATCTCGCACAGCTGCGACGAGCGTCGTCATTCTCGCAGTAGTTTTCATCAGATAAGGAGAGACGCGGTTTCCCCGCGGAAGGAAACCGATTACATGCTTCCGTGCACACCCACCGGATCGACCAATAAAGAGCCGTAGCGACTAGGCAAGAAGGAAAAGCGCGTTTTGATTCTACGAATAATCGCTCTCGTGCCACTCAAGCGTGTTTTTTACgctaagtttaaaaaaataatcgacgTAAGGTTCAAGTGTACTGAAAACGTGAGATCGCGGCGGCTATAGATTAGatcctataaaaaaattcattttccaGACCACGCGTATACTGAAAAagagtttaataataacaaagtgaaataatgccaattaaaaaacattttttagctATTGCCAAACTCTTTTTTTccacacggagagaattttctcttaaaatttatcttcaaaatttgataattgtgggataatgtgtgagctcgagaaattttactatactttggtaaattttactgaaagtatagtaaattttactaaacagCAATAAAGTTCCTCGAgatcacacattatcccacaattaccagattttgagggtaaattttaagagagaaTTCTCTCCGTGCGGTATACCATAAAAATACCAGACAGCTAGACGATGGCAACCCTTACGGTCCCTGCGGCTCCTGTTTCGATCGATGCATTCGCTCGTGCGTCATCGTGGACACGCGATCGAAAAAAGCGCGTCGGTTCACCTGTTGAAGCAACGTACGCAATCCGCGGCACGCGCGGATTATCGCGCGATTATTCGCACGGATACAGGACTATTTTTGTCAAATTGAACGACACAGTGGCCAAAGCGAGGAAACGAACGGCGCGATGTAACCTTGCGTACAAAGCATTAGTATCTCGTCCgtcatacttttttttcaaaccgCAGGCCTCATTTAATTAGCTGCGAGGGCAAATTAATCGACTGCCTAGAGTATCATTAATCAAACCCgaatcaaatgcgcacacaaGCACCACGCAAACGACGACAACGCGCTTTGTTGCATCACTCGCGGGCAAACTTCGTCACGTGTTTCTCCTCTTTGCGTTCAGTGGCGTAATCAATgttcagaagaaaaaaaattgtaagaaaaaccTAGTGAGTAAAATAAAggggtaaaaaaataaaagtaatctCTAATACTCGTGAGTATTGAGTATAAAtgataaagagaaagaatgttaaatgtaatttaggtagtttaacatttttccCGTACAActtttggaaaataaaatatatgagtAGGCAAAGTGGGCTTGACGGCGAGTTACAACACGAGGAATTTTTGCCAATAGTCCGATGTGATTATCATTTCTAGacgttttttgagaaaatgCCTAAGCGCAATACACGGCGTTTGTGCATTCATAAAAACATTGTCAACGTTTTTTTAACGACGAGAGATCAAAACAGTCCTTGTTTctttataatcattttgatttctttgtttaatatcTTCGATTAAACGATACGTGCTTTTGACCAGTCCGTAAAGAGCGCATACAAActacgtaaaattatataagaaaacgACTTGTGCAGAATGCCACAATAAACTAACAAAAGTAGACGGAGCTTGCAGCATCACGTACGATAAGCTTCTAGAGAATTAGAGAacttttgctctgttcttcgtagctaaattttttattatagccATAAAGACTCATTAATTCGagatgtgtgtatatatatagagcTACCGAATTATAGATAAAGTTCGGTAATACCATATATGCTTATACGCAACGTGTCGCACGTGGATTTCACGCAAACACGAGACGCCATCTCGTAAACAAGATTAAACCAAAAACATTACACGGGTCTTCCACCGCAGCTAAGTCCGAGCGAgacgtgcgtgcgcgcgtatgTACGCCCACCTGACTTCGAATAACCGTGAGATTTCGACATCGTTCTAAAAATAAGGTGTTTTCCTGCTAGCGCATATTTCGCTACATAGACGTTCATCTCTGCTGTCTCTGCTCGCGTGGTTCGGCGCACCTCGGGCGTTAGCATTATTGTGATCCGATGTGCTTCGATGTTCATCACGCTCTCACGGAGAAGAGTTCTCTCTAttcgtatttaaataatgcaacCTCTTACCGCGACATCTTTCGATATAGTGAGCAGGCCAAGTATTTTCGAGTCCTACCGATTAAATCATATATCGGTTCCGACCTTTGCTTAAGCAATTCTTACTAttgagaagaaaattaaaaaatctttgtccttacaaaaaaAAGGTAGTAGCATGTTGccgtgaaaaaataatttcaacataaattttataacgtatggaaatgaataaaattagtattcaATTAATAACTCTTATTATCGAGATTTTAGGGCgaattttgattttcttacGTTGTCAAATTTATcacgtttaattttaatatgcgtATTTAATCTCAAggaataaattctaattttgtgTGTATCTTAGCtttgctatttctttccttaCCTTCCTCGCCGAGACAGGTATGGTGGTCTCTCTGGTATATATCGGAACATCGAGATCACTGACGCTGCTGCTAATGCTAGGTGCACGTGAATCGGAGCGTCCACCAAGCGGTACCGTGAGATGTGTCGGTCTCAACGGATGCGACTCCGCGATGTAGCCCTCGCCAAAGTCCTCGTCCTCTCGTTCCATCTGTCGGAAATGcgagtttataattaaaattacaaagtataatCGATCTGTTCCACTTAAGAAGAAAAGATCTTATTGGACTGATAAAAACAAGAtaacaacattttatttcgttcACGTCTTTCACATGCAGACGTTTCGTTTCCATGTACAGTCGTAATACaacataaatgttttattgataaataaaagtataatatttggAAATTGCAACGCGCGAGCTGTAATCATATTGTCACGAGGTTTTACCGTTATTGTCAATTTTCACAGTTTTCTGCGTCGTACGTGGCGTACATAAAATTAGCACGAGTAGCGTGACAACGGTGCGCTTTCCCTGTCAAGTATTTGGCCAATGATCAAGGCTAGTAACCCGATGACATACTCCTCGCACACATGCGTGATCTCTTTTCGTCGTACGACCATTCAGGAATGATCGAGCGACGAGAAATCTGACGACTATTTCGACGGATCGATTTTACGTTCAAGTCTAAACGTTAATTCAAAGTATTTATCCGTTACTTTCGTACGCGCAATTGTTCAAACTTGAAAAATGTACaaggatattttttatttctaagataaatctaatttacataaacggaattataatcaataatacaGTAAAATTACGTAGATTTAAATTTAGCCAAAAAAACATCGGAGAATTGACAATACTTGTCAATATTGGAATGGATTGTACAGACGTATTTTTTCCAGAGAGGATCTTGTTAGAAGAAGAATATTGACACTTAAATATATCTCAGCGTCCTGTTCATTTTATATGGTAACCCTAATCTTTGGGatattacacaaataaaaaaaattgcaatctcAGAATTTAATTGTTTCCAAATAAGTGCATCGTAGACAACATGCGTTAAGTAAAGAGAGAGGCTCTACAATTAAGTTAACAATAATAACGAAAATGAACAACAAGAACGAAATCATAGTAATCCTCAAATCATAAACTTGGATTTTGAACAACGAAAGATTACCTCGGCAAAGTTTAGAGGTGAGAGTGGTCGAGAGCTCGCGCGAATTTAACGTCTCGCGAGGAATCCTCGAACGTTCGGATTTTTGAGTGCGCGTTGCACAAAAAGAGGGTAGTTGacgaaaaaagagagagagagagagagagagagagagagagagaactgcGGCGGGGAATACTAATTCGATCGGAGAACGGAATGCATCCGTGCAACCGGGGGATGCTCTTGAGACTGAGCTTGAGAGGACGCGACGAGTCATCGTCGTGGACGACGTAGCCGACGGCCTCTGgctagatttaattttaacgctTCGCTTCGTGTACGCGCCTCCACCGTTAGACGAATCTCCGAGTTTCATCGAGAAGAGAGAAGATTCTCTCGcttacccccccccccctcccatCTCTCTGGCAACGCCGACAATTGATCCGCGCCTCGTAATTGGTTTCATTTGACCCTAAGACACACTGCATCGCTACTCTGTTCAACTCCTGGAAAACTGTTTGAAAACTTACTGCGACTCACTTCTCTGATCCAGGTCGCGTTTGTATATCTCCCGATGTCCATTTTTTAGAtgcaaatctgaaaataaaaaggaagaattaaaaataaaattatttttataattattatttcgtaattcaattaaaatgagaGCTGGTCTTAATACATATAtctctaatttttctttttattaaacaaaaagtatTGCGATTTATAAACATCATGATTGCgtcaatgaaatatttacgtCGCGACATGTGAGAGTAGACTTCCGTCGCGTCTATTTTAACATCACGTGGTTCATTTCaaagtatatataagtattataagcTAAATAAAAAGGCATACCTACTTTATAGACAACACGCgtgtctaaaaaatttctcaaaaataattttcttaaatgtctttaaaattttaccaaaatttcttaaaaaaactatataaaaatcgtaatttaaaGTACCTAAAAGCTTGAAATCTCCTAATTCttagatttttacaaaactcgtggaattttaaataatataacctttttatatttttctggtatgttttatattcgtaCTTTTACTAAATGTAGACTCGATCTCttattagaaattttcaaaagtaaaagttttgaaattttaattttattaatttagtagACATATAAATagacatgtatgtatattaaaaagacagttaagtattttgtattattataatattacgcACGTTGTGCATTATTTACATCTTCAAAGATTACAaaacgttattattaataacataagagacccaaaaagtcatgcacattacctacagGATTCGTGGATATTTGACTAAGGGCCAGTTTCACAAACGTCGGTTAACTGCTAACGGGAGGTTAATAGATTTTCTGTCTCtccttagataataatatagagaaaGATAGGTAGTCGATTAACCTCTCGTTAGCAGTTAATCGACGTTTGTGAAACTGGCCCTAAAGAGGAAGGGAggttaaggggatgctggactctggactgcctctcaaacttgatcagGATCGATaatgggtgctttccatttagtaacacaagtcgacacaagcatcgttctatctttttttatgttcaatgagtaacaaagatagaacgacacttgtgtcgacttgtgtcattaaatggaaagcacccaaTGTAGTCATTGGGCGCGTTCAGCAGACGGAGCAGATTAAAGAGCGCTCAGTAATTCTTTACTATGATTGGTTTCTGCTTCTAAATCCAACGAAGAACTAAaggcaagaaccaatcataGTAAAGAATCACTGAGAGCTCACTGGGgccccgattcttgaagtcattcgcaagagaaacgtatacgcaaatactcgctctaacagaaaattgtaagtttattggttaatagccatacgatagccaataaatttctaacttttctgtaagaacagaatttgcgaatacgtttctcttgcgaataaattcaagaatcgagcccctgatcCGCTCCGTCTGCTGAACGCGCCCATTCGTGCACATTATTaaaggcctgttctttttagctgcactggtgcaataagttaaaatgagaaaaaatatatttgtctcactttaacttgttgcaccagtgcaccAGTGCATCTAAAAAGAACAGAGGCCTGTTCTTCAtcgctgcactggtgcaataagttagaatgaaacaaatatattttttctcattctaacttattgcatcagTACAGTAGTACAGCTACCAAGAACAAACCTCAGGCCAATAATGGCTGCTTTCCTTTTAAGCAACACAATCGACACAagcatcgttctatctttttttatgttcaataagtaataaagatagaacgatACTTGTGTCGATTGTGTTCCCTAAAAGGAAAACAGCCGATATTaagcccggatctacaataggtgtagtaagccttatgccataagaaactgaccaattataattaaatgtgagaagaataaacgaatataattggttaattccttagagcttaaggcttactacacgtCTACAggactacacctattgtagatatGGCCTAAAGCAATGTAAGCATGTTTGGTTTCAACTTTGCAAATGAATATGTACTGTCgaataaatgcaaataaattagaaaatacaaGTGTaaggaaataattataaattatctttgtaccgtactaaaaataattataagttatcTTTGTAACGATGGTACTTCTAACAACAGTTTTAGATGGCATTAAAAAGGTACGTAAATCTTGttgaattaaatatcataagattgtacatatattaccTGATAAAGAAAATTCGTTATTTGATTGTAGCCAGTGagaaaatatctaaaatctAGATTCATTGACACGCTGCGTCTTCATGTCAGGGCGGGTACAGGAGGTGCTGGATTGAGTCGCTACGGTGGATTTGGAGGTTCAGGGGGCAATGTATACCTAGTTGCAAAAGACGGAATAACATTGGAGAATGTTATCACGAATTTGAAGAGCAAACGGATCAAAGCGGATCAGGGTCATGACAGTACAGCAAGAGGAATTATAGGTGCACCTGGTGAAGACAAGGTTATTTTAGTTCCACGTGGGGTTACAGTATACAATCAGAATGGAATTTTGTTAGGttggtataatttttaaaattatttgcattttgtgcacaaacttatatatattcaacattatttttttcctctttatttaaaaattacataggAGACTTAAATGAAGAGAActcgaaaatattaatagccAAAGGAGGTATGGGTGGTTCTAAAGATACAGGTTTCCTTGGATTGAAGGGAGAATCTCAAATGATACAATTGGATATGAAACTGATTGCTGACGTCGGATTAGTTGGCTTTCCCAATGCTGGCAAGAGCACATTCTTAGCAGCAGTTTCAAAAGCTAGGCCTAAAATTGCTGATTATCCTTGTAAGacttgatatatattttattaactatcAGATTTTGTTATTGGTTTTCTAAAATTGTTATgcttatcaatttaaaatatttactgaaaGGATATCTTTTCTGTTATAGTCACTACCATAAGGCCCAGATTAGGAATCATGAAATACGACGATTTAAGACAGATTACCGTTGCAGATTTACCAGGTCTGATCGAGGGAGCTCATATGAATATTGGAATGGGTCACAAGTTCTTAAAGCATATTGAAAGAACAAAGCTACTTATGTTCATCGTAGATATACAAGGATTTCAATTATCGCCCAAGCATGGGCATAGATCCTGCCTAGAAACTGTAGTTTTACTAAACAAGGAAATTGAGCTCTACAATCCagacttattaaaaatgccAGCTATGattatagttaataaaatGGACACTGATAATGCTAATAATATCCTTAAAGAAATTAAGCCAGCACTGTACAACTTAAGAGACTACGTGTCCACATGTTCAGAGGATATACGACCTGAACAAGTGATACATTTTGCTGATGTTTTGTCGACGTCCTTAATCtcgaaagataaaaaagatatagaagtgataaaaaataagatacgAAAAGTATTAGATAAATACGAAGAGAGGAAATATCTTGTTGAACATGGCAACTTGGACTTTCAATTACAGAAGAGGATAAATCGACAATTTGAAGAGCATGCACCGACTGTTGTGTAAATTTGTAaggtacaaaaataataaaacattttgtaaaaaaaatatttttgttaataaggATTCGAAAAAGTATGCAgacgtctaattttttaaaaaattgaattcatTTCATTATAGAGATTCAAAGTGAAAGACtggataaaaatttgtgttcaAAGTTTCTTGTTCAATTTTaccaatttacattttatatttgcatctTTTACTCTTTCGATCCAACTTTCACCAAATAATGCGTTTTTCTCAATGGTTACCATTTCGATTTCCTCTCTACTTCGGAAAATGCCTGCATTCACCAGCCACCTTTCCACACCGTTCCATGCTATCATTATACCATTGTCATTGCATAAATGAGGTGGAGTTCTAACGAATTTGAAGCCTCTTTCCGAGCAAACAGTTTCTAAAGTTTTTGCcaagaaattattgcaagCTACTCCACCAGATATTACCTGTATTTAAAcgaatatatagaataaagaaaaagggga comes from the Monomorium pharaonis isolate MP-MQ-018 chromosome 9, ASM1337386v2, whole genome shotgun sequence genome and includes:
- the LOC105836703 gene encoding GTP-binding protein 10 homolog, which encodes MAAFLLSNTIDTSIVLSFFMFNKYGLKQFLDGIKKPVRKYLKSRFIDTLRLHVRAGTGGAGLSRYGGFGGSGGNVYLVAKDGITLENVITNLKSKRIKADQGHDSTARGIIGAPGEDKVILVPRGVTVYNQNGILLGDLNEENSKILIAKGGMGGSKDTGFLGLKGESQMIQLDMKLIADVGLVGFPNAGKSTFLAAVSKARPKIADYPFTTIRPRLGIMKYDDLRQITVADLPGLIEGAHMNIGMGHKFLKHIERTKLLMFIVDIQGFQLSPKHGHRSCLETVVLLNKEIELYNPDLLKMPAMIIVNKMDTDNANNILKEIKPALYNLRDYVSTCSEDIRPEQVIHFADVLSTSLISKDKKDIEVIKNKIRKVLDKYEERKYLVEHGNLDFQLQKRINRQFEEHAPTVV